The DNA window ACAGACCGCCCAGAGCTCCAGCAACCCCTCTTTACCCTGTTTCTGATGATCTACGTGGTCACCATGGTGGGCAACCTTGGCTTGATCCTTCTCATTGGTCTCAGCTCTCACCTCCACACCCCTATGTACTACTTCCTCTTCAACCTGTCCTTCATTGATCTCTGTTACTCTTCTGTTTTCACTCCCAAGATGCTGATGAACTTTGTATCAAGGGAGAATATCATCTCCTATGTCGGGTGCATGActcagctgtttttctttctcttttttgtcatCTCGGAATGCTACATGTTGACCTcaatggcctatgaccgctatgtggccatctgtaatCCATTGCTGTATAGGGTCACCATGTCCCATCAGGTGTGTTCCTTGCTAACTGTTGCTGCGTATATGATGGGCTTTGCTGGAGCCTCTGCCCACACGGGGTGCATGCTTAGACTAACCTTCTGCAGTGTCAATATCATCAACCATTACCTGTGTGacatccttcctcttctccagctCTCTTGCACCAGCACCTATGTCAATGAGGTAGTAGTTCTGATAGTGGTGGGAATTAATATCACAGTACCCAGTTTTACCATCCTGATTTCTTATGTCTTCATCCTCTCTAGCATTCTTCATATCAAATCTGCTCAAGGACGATCAAAAGCCTTCAGTACGTGCAGCTCTCACATcattgctctttctcttttttttgggtCAGCGGCATTCATGTATCTTAAATATTCTTCTCCTGGATCTATGGAGCAGGGGAAAGTTTCTTCAGTTTTCTATACTAATGTGGTACCCATGCTCAATCCCCTGATCTACAGTTTGAGGAATAAGGATGTCAAATTTGCACTGAAGAAAGCCCTGATTAAAATCTGGAGGAGAAACATGTTCTAATTAGAAGCAGCAACAATATAAAGAAGTTcagttttttatttgataattattgGTGTTTTTTCAAGATGAGACTGTGTCCATAACCATATTGCTTCTATAGACTGTATTATTTGTGGTTTAAAAGACTTGCTTATCATTTCCTGATAGCTGatctcatcttatttttccttctgtatctCCATTACCTTGTGCAAGTTTACATAAATAactaatacattttataaatagaaactatgcaattacttttctttttttataataatatttttttattatattatgttagtcaccatacagtacatccctgggttttgatgtaaagttcgatgattcctcagttgcgtataacacccagtgcaccatgcaatacgtgccctccttactacccatcaccaNNNNNNNNNNNNNNNNNNNNNNNNNNNNNNNNNNNNNNNNNNNNNNNNNNNNNNNNNNNNNNNNNNNNNNNNNNNNNNNNNNNNNNNNNNNNNNNNNNNNNNNNNNNNNNNNNNNNNNNNNNNNNNNNNNNNNNNNNNNNNNNNNNNNNNNNNNNNNNNNNNNNNNNNNNNNNNNNNNNNNNNNNNNNNNNNNNNNNNNNNNNNNNNNNNNNNNNNNNNNNNNNNNNNNNNNNNNNNNNNNNNNNNNNNNNNNNNNNNNNNNNNNNNNNNNNNNNNNNNNNNNNNNNNNNNNNNNNNNNNNNNNNNNNNNNNNNNNNNNNNNNNNNNNNNNNNNNNNNNNNNNNNNNNNNNNNNNNNNNNNNNNNNNNNNNNNNNNNNNNNNNNNNNNNNNNNNNNNNNNNNNNNNNNNNNNNNNNNNNNNNNNNNNNNNNNNNNNNNNNNNNNNNNNNNNNNNNNNNNNNNNNNNNNNNNNNNNNNNNNNNNNNNNNNNNNNNNNNNNNNNNNNNNNNNNNNNNNNNNNNNNNNNNNNNNNNNNNNNNNNNNNNNNNNNNNNNNNNNNNNNNNNNNNNNNNNNNNNNNNNNNNNNNNNNNNNNNNNNNNNNNNNNNNNNNNNNNNNNNNNNNNNNNNNNNNNNNNNNNNNNNNNNNNNNNNNNNNNNNNNNNNNNNNNNNNNNNNNNNNNNNNNNNNNNNNNNNNNNNNNNNNNNNNNNNNNNNNNNNNNNNNNNNNNNNNNNNNNNNNNNNNNNNNNNNNNNNNNNNNNNNNNNNNNNNNNNNNNNNNNNNNNNNNNNNNNNNNNNNNNNNNNNNNNNNNNNNNNNNNNNNNNNNNNNNNNNNNNNNNNNNNNNNNNNNNNNNNNNNNNNNNNNNNNNNNNNNNNNNNNNNNNNNNNNNNNNNNNNNNNNNNNNNNNNNNNNNNNNNNNNNNNNNNNNNNNNNNNNNNNNNNNNNNNNNNNNNNNNNNNNNNNNNNNNNNNNNNNNNNNNNNNNNNNNNNNNNNNNNNNNNNNNNNNNNNNNNNNNNNNNNNNNNNNNNNNNNNNNNNNNNNNNNNNNNNNNNNNNNNNNNNNNNNNNNNNNNNNNNNNNNNNNNNNNNNNNNNNNNNNNNNNNNNNNNNNNNNNNNNNNNNNNNNNNNNNNNNNNNNNNNNNNNNNNNNNNNNNNNNNNNNNNNNNNNNNNNNNNNNNNNNNNNNNNNNNNNNNNNNNNNNNNNNNNNNNNNNNNNNNNNNNNNNNNNNNNNNNNNNNNNNNNNNNNNNNNNNNNNNNNNNNNNNNNNNNNNNNNNNNNNNNNNNNNNNNNNNNNNNNNNNNNNNNNNNNNNNNNNNNNNNNNNNNNNNNNNNNNNNNNNNNNNNNNNNNNNNNNNNNNNNNNNNNNNNNNNNNNNNNNNNNNNNNNNNNNNNNNNNNNNNNNNNNNNNNNNNNNNNNNNNNNNNNNNNNNNNNNNNNNNNNNNNNNNNNNNNNNNNNNNNNNNNNNNNNNNNNNNNNNNNNNNNNNNNNNNNNNNNNNNNNNNNNNNNNNNNNNNNNNNNNNNNNNNNNNNNNNNNNNNNNNNNNNNNNNNNNNNNNNNNNNNNNNNNNNNNNNNNNNNNNNNNNNNNNNNNNNNNNNNNNNNNNNNNNNNNNNNNNNNNNNNNNNNNNNNNNNNNNNNNNNNNNNNNNNNNNNNNNNNNNNNNNNNNNNNNNNNNNNNNNNNNNNNNNNNNNNNNNNNNNNNNNNNNNNNNNNNNNNNNNNNNNNNNNNNNNNNNNNNNNNNNNNNNNNNNNNNNNNNNNNNNNNNNNNNNNNNNNNNNNNNNNNNNNNNNNNNNNNNNNNNNNNNNNNNNNNNNNNNNNNNNNNNNNNNNNNNNNNNNNNNNNNNNNNNNNNNNNNNNNNNNNNNNNNNNNNNNNNNNNNNNNNNNNNNNNNNNNNNNNNNNNNNNNNNNNNNNNNNNNNNNNNNNNNNNNNNNNNNNNNNNNNNNNNNNNNNNNNNNNNNNNNNNNNNNNNNNNNNNNNNNNNNNNNNNNNNNNNNNNNNNNNNNNNNNNNNNNNNNNNNNNNNNNNNNNNNNNNNNNNNNNNNNNNNNNNNNNNNNNNNNNNNNNNNNNNNNNNNNNNNNNNNNNNNNNNNNNNNNNNNNNNNNNNNNNNNNNNNNNNNNNNNNNNNNNNNNNNNNNNNNNNNNNNNNNNNNNNNNNNNNNNNNNNNNNNNNNNNNNNNNNNNNNNNNNNNNNNNNNNNNNNNNNNNNNNNNNNNNNNNNNNNNNNNNNNNNNNNNNNNNNNNNNNNNNNNNNNNNNNNNNNNNNNNNNNNNNNNNNNNNNNNNNNNNNNNNNNNNNNNNNNNNNNNNNNNNNNNNNNNNNNNNNNNNNNNNNNNNNNNNNNNNNNNNNNNNNNNNNNNNNNNNNNNNNNNNNNNNNNNNNNNNNNNNNNNNNNNNNNNNNNNNNNNNNNNNNNNNNNNNNNNNNNNNNNNNNNNNNNNNNNNNNNNNNNNNNNNNNNNNNNNNNNNNNNNNNNNNNNNNNNNNNNNNNNNNNNNNNNNNNNNNNNNNNNNNNNNNNNNNNNNNNNNNNNNNNNNNNNNNNNNNNNNNNNNNNNNNNNNNNNNNNNNNNNNNNNNNNNNNNNNNNNNNNNNNNNNNNNNNNNNNNNNNNNNNNNNNNNNNNNNNNNNNNNNNNNNNNNNNNNNNNNNNNNNNNNNNNNNNNNNNNNNNNNNNNNNNNNNNNNNNNNNNNNNNNNNNNNNNNNNNNNNNNNNNNNNNNNNNNNNNNNNNNNNNNNNNNNNNNNNNNNNNNNNNNNNNNNNNNNNNNNNNNNNNNNNNNNNNNNNNNNNNNNNNNNNNNNNNNNNNNNNNNNNNNNNNNNNNNNNNNNNNNNNNNNNNNNNNNNNNNNNNNNNNNNNNNNNNNNNNNNNNNNNNNNNNNNNNNNNNNNNNNNNNNNNNNNNNNNNNNNNNNNNNNNNNNNNNNNNNNNNNNNNNNNNNNNNNNNNNNNNNNNNNNNNNNNNNNNNNNNNNNNNNNNNNNNNNNNNNNNNNNNNNNNNNNNNNNNNNNNNNNNNNNNNNNNNNNNNNNNNNNNNNNNNNNNNNNNNNNNNNNNNNNNNNNNNNNNNNNNNNNNNNNNNNNNNNNNNNNNNNNNNNNNNNNNNNNNNNNNNNNNNNNNNNNNNNNNNNNNNNNNNNNNNNNNNNNNNNNNNNNNNNNNNNNNNNNNNNNNNNNNNNNNNNNNNNNNNNNNNNNNNNNNNNNNNNNNNNNNNNNNNNNNNNNNNNNNNNNNNNNNNNNNNNNNNNNNNNNNNNNNNNNNNNNNNNNNNNNNNNNNNNNN is part of the Ailuropoda melanoleuca isolate Jingjing unplaced genomic scaffold, ASM200744v2 unplaced-scaffold17850, whole genome shotgun sequence genome and encodes:
- the LOC100463616 gene encoding olfactory receptor 8B3-like; the encoded protein is FPKRRTLVRNDSLVTEFLLAGLTDRPELQQPLFTLFLMIYVVTMVGNLGLILLIGLSSHLHTPMYYFLFNLSFIDLCYSSVFTPKMLMNFVSRENIISYVGCMTQLFFFLFFVISECYMLTSMAYDRYVAICNPLLYRVTMSHQVCSLLTVAAYMMGFAGASAHTGCMLRLTFCSVNIINHYLCDILPLLQLSCTSTYVNEVVVLIVVGINITVPSFTILISYVFILSSILHIKSAQGRSKAFSTCSSHIIALSLFFGSAAFMYLKYSSPGSMEQGKVSSVFYTNVVPMLNPLIYSLRNKDVKFALKKALIKIWRRNMF